The Pseudanabaena galeata CCNP1313 genome includes a region encoding these proteins:
- a CDS encoding OmpA family protein — protein MDDRKFQLELPQEEEENSVMLSIGDLMSGLLMVFALLFIIVFVQYQVALEKSKELEKKIQKYEEAFKNLPELVRSRLEDAIGKGSFAVDPKTGDLQIGDRILFDEDSATLNANGKIFLKQFIPAYSKIIFTLPPELESQVTRISVEGSTSSSGSDRDNMDLSLRRASAVYQYIFNDASFPRFDTKDRLRERMLVAGRGALDANKTTVDPKDRRVTFRFQVRRPNFLESEKP, from the coding sequence ATGGACGATCGCAAATTCCAGTTAGAACTTCCGCAAGAAGAAGAAGAAAATAGTGTCATGCTATCGATCGGTGATTTGATGTCAGGGTTGCTAATGGTGTTTGCCTTGTTGTTTATCATTGTGTTTGTCCAGTATCAGGTTGCTCTAGAAAAATCTAAGGAGTTAGAGAAGAAAATTCAAAAATATGAAGAGGCATTTAAAAATTTGCCTGAATTAGTTCGTAGTCGATTAGAAGACGCTATTGGTAAGGGTTCTTTTGCAGTCGATCCAAAAACAGGCGATTTGCAAATTGGTGATCGCATTCTTTTTGATGAAGATAGCGCAACACTAAATGCAAATGGCAAAATATTTCTGAAACAGTTTATTCCTGCCTATAGCAAGATTATTTTTACATTACCACCAGAATTAGAAAGTCAAGTTACAAGGATTTCTGTTGAGGGATCGACAAGTTCTTCAGGTAGCGATCGTGACAATATGGATCTGAGCTTACGCCGTGCTTCGGCAGTGTATCAATATATTTTTAATGATGCTAGTTTCCCAAGATTTGACACTAAAGATCGCTTGCGTGAAAGAATGCTTGTTGCAGGTAGAGGTGCATTAGATGCTAATAAAACTACAGTTGATCCTAAAGATCGACGTGTTACCTTTCGCTTTCAAGTGCGCCGTCCAAATTTCTTAGAGTCTGAAAAGCCATGA
- a CDS encoding type II toxin-antitoxin system HicB family antitoxin — protein MLYKIPLLLTPQPEGGFTVTSPLLPELVTEGESIDEVLVNVRDAFEAIRELYDDLGKKLPHNLLFADQDSPALIETVISA, from the coding sequence ATGCTCTACAAAATCCCGTTATTATTAACTCCACAGCCTGAGGGTGGTTTTACGGTGACTTCGCCACTTTTGCCAGAGTTAGTTACTGAGGGTGAATCTATTGATGAGGTGTTAGTCAATGTGCGCGATGCGTTTGAGGCTATTCGGGAGCTTTATGATGATCTAGGTAAAAAATTACCTCATAATCTGCTATTTGCCGATCAAGATTCTCCAGCCCTGATAGAAACTGTTATTTCAGCATAA
- the ilvN gene encoding acetolactate synthase small subunit has product MKHTLSVVVQDEAGVLTRIASLFARRGFNIESLAVGTAEQDGFTRITMVVSGDDHTIEQITKQLHKLINVITILDFTDIPCVERELMLVKVNAAPNVRSEIIEISQIFRARIVDVADDFLTIEVVGDPGKMVAILKMLNKFGIREIARTGKVSLTRESGVNTEYLKISKNSLGSAVSNF; this is encoded by the coding sequence ATGAAACATACTCTCTCCGTTGTCGTCCAAGATGAGGCAGGCGTGCTGACCCGCATTGCTAGCTTGTTCGCCCGCCGAGGTTTTAATATCGAGAGCCTTGCGGTTGGGACTGCTGAGCAAGATGGATTTACGCGCATTACGATGGTTGTCTCAGGCGACGATCACACGATTGAGCAAATCACTAAGCAGTTGCATAAACTGATCAATGTGATCACAATTCTTGATTTTACTGATATTCCCTGTGTTGAGCGCGAGTTGATGCTCGTCAAGGTGAACGCCGCCCCGAATGTGCGATCGGAAATTATTGAAATATCCCAAATTTTCCGCGCCCGTATTGTTGATGTAGCTGATGATTTCCTAACGATCGAAGTGGTGGGCGACCCTGGAAAGATGGTGGCGATTTTGAAGATGTTAAACAAGTTTGGCATTCGCGAAATTGCCCGTACTGGTAAAGTTTCGCTGACCCGTGAATCAGGTGTAAATACGGAATATCTCAAAATTTCTAAAAATAGCCTAGGTAGTGCGGTCTCTAATTTCTGA
- a CDS encoding type II toxin-antitoxin system VapC family toxin gives MYIFDTDHLSLIQRNGQEGKRILAKLSEIEDPDVAVTVITYEEQIRGRLAFLAKAKTLDEQIFAYQGLQQLAINYQAIAIIPFSRASALEHQRLRKAYPRLGNMDLKIAAIALTNNATLITRNKSDFGQIVELSIDDWS, from the coding sequence ATGTATATTTTTGACACCGATCATCTCAGCCTGATTCAGCGCAATGGACAAGAAGGAAAGCGAATCTTAGCCAAACTTTCAGAGATAGAAGATCCTGATGTTGCCGTTACCGTCATTACCTACGAAGAGCAGATTAGAGGAAGACTCGCTTTTTTAGCTAAAGCAAAAACATTAGATGAACAAATCTTTGCCTATCAAGGATTACAACAACTAGCAATCAATTACCAAGCGATCGCCATTATCCCTTTTAGCCGCGCATCTGCCCTAGAACATCAACGCTTACGCAAAGCCTATCCCCGTCTAGGAAATATGGATCTCAAAATTGCCGCGATCGCCTTGACAAACAATGCAACTTTAATCACTCGTAACAAATCAGATTTTGGACAAATTGTAGAGTTGTCTATTGATGACTGGTCATAA
- a CDS encoding EH signature domain-containing protein produces MNLRLQLIPKSSPIELAKLADDLPPSSQNIPRIDQILEKINNGLSNTLSAVDCFWCVFDKTSWDNERSPQEAINSSKQLWVAATQNKLLKYYLLRGYLRSYLENQPFSSSLKETFDSFENALTENDVIIKAIALIPMMGISSVVSNSVKAQWGKYEIIGFIQEHTGLVTIDLSEFTLEVAKYFSIKSQNAAFKLDVENANMSSWLVKCLNQETDILGKQAEAVKLILNKVRKEDGSEYPEFVEWLKQNYQKGDQAKHLNEDARRKLRDWIGAVNFADFEKLVDIILYGEFVDGKLVVNTNKFISKGNSNRKLKSRKDFWSNYRDRFEDIRIFIPELSREKTSNILHNGVTIIRPDETGLITEICIFDFNKLIVAEFFRGKGKDSEMRLFRDEEQTRQILFNSPTLCVKDIRDLGGEEKYHTGEWQKECERTLAGYGIYPNDGLTEFTISGKDKRFYNRDGGILSKTNKVIPNRKVIPNPELILRKSPNM; encoded by the coding sequence ATGAATCTCCGTTTGCAATTAATTCCCAAATCTTCTCCTATTGAGTTGGCTAAATTGGCTGATGACCTTCCACCAAGTTCTCAAAATATCCCAAGAATTGACCAAATTCTTGAAAAAATTAACAACGGACTATCTAATACTCTGTCGGCTGTTGATTGTTTTTGGTGTGTTTTTGACAAAACTTCTTGGGATAATGAGCGATCGCCACAAGAAGCAATTAATTCATCTAAGCAATTATGGGTTGCAGCAACACAGAATAAATTACTTAAATATTATTTATTGAGAGGTTATTTACGTTCTTATCTAGAAAATCAACCATTTTCTTCATCTCTTAAAGAAACTTTCGACAGTTTTGAAAATGCTTTGACTGAAAATGATGTCATTATTAAAGCAATTGCATTAATACCTATGATGGGCATTTCCTCAGTTGTATCTAATTCAGTAAAAGCCCAATGGGGGAAGTATGAAATTATAGGATTTATCCAAGAACATACTGGTTTAGTCACAATTGATTTATCAGAATTTACACTAGAAGTTGCAAAATACTTTTCAATAAAGTCCCAAAATGCTGCATTTAAGTTAGATGTTGAAAATGCCAACATGAGTAGTTGGCTGGTAAAATGCCTCAATCAAGAAACAGATATTCTTGGTAAACAAGCAGAAGCGGTTAAACTAATTTTAAATAAAGTTCGTAAAGAAGATGGAAGTGAATATCCAGAATTTGTCGAATGGCTAAAGCAAAATTATCAAAAAGGTGATCAGGCAAAACATCTCAATGAAGATGCAAGGCGTAAGTTAAGAGATTGGATCGGTGCAGTTAACTTTGCAGATTTTGAAAAACTAGTTGATATCATTTTGTATGGTGAATTTGTTGATGGTAAACTAGTTGTTAATACTAATAAATTTATATCTAAAGGCAATAGTAATCGTAAGTTGAAAAGCCGCAAAGATTTTTGGTCAAATTATAGAGATCGCTTCGAGGATATACGAATTTTTATACCAGAATTATCTAGAGAAAAAACAAGTAATATCCTTCATAACGGGGTAACAATTATTCGACCTGATGAGACTGGACTTATTACAGAGATTTGTATTTTTGATTTTAACAAACTGATTGTTGCTGAGTTTTTTAGGGGCAAAGGGAAAGATAGTGAGATGAGATTATTCCGTGATGAAGAACAAACCAGACAAATATTATTTAATTCTCCAACACTTTGCGTAAAGGATATTCGAGATCTTGGCGGAGAAGAAAAATACCATACTGGAGAGTGGCAGAAAGAATGCGAACGAACTCTGGCAGGGTATGGAATTTATCCTAATGATGGATTGACTGAGTTCACAATTTCTGGAAAAGATAAACGATTTTATAATAGAGATGGAGGGATATTATCGAAAACAAACAAAGTAATCCCTAATCGCAAAGTAATCCCTAACCCAGAACTTATACTTAGAAAGTCACCAAATATGTAA
- a CDS encoding ParE family toxin-like protein produces the protein MHFTTRRFWEYYKALPETIQEIADQSYELLKTNPSNPSLHLKRVGKYWSVRISKEYRAVGIEVEKGISWFWIGTHAEYERLIGK, from the coding sequence ATGCATTTCACAACCAGACGATTTTGGGAATACTACAAAGCTTTACCTGAGACTATTCAGGAGATTGCCGATCAAAGTTATGAGTTACTAAAAACGAATCCATCGAATCCATCTTTGCACTTAAAGAGAGTTGGGAAGTATTGGTCAGTAAGAATTAGTAAGGAATATCGGGCAGTGGGCATTGAAGTTGAAAAGGGTATTTCTTGGTTTTGGATTGGTACACACGCTGAGTATGAACGTCTCATTGGGAAGTAA
- a CDS encoding type II toxin-antitoxin system VapC family toxin, which yields MILAIMKYILDTHALIWFLEGNPRLGLTAKEILSDSSSELILPAIALAESVWIVSRGKTSIPSVDALLKVVKQDKRVAIYSLDSEVIEKSVSLISINEMHDRQIVSTALVVEEQGNQVALLSCDQNICAANLARIIW from the coding sequence GTGATTCTCGCAATTATGAAATATATTCTTGATACCCATGCTTTAATCTGGTTTCTGGAAGGTAATCCTCGTTTAGGTTTAACTGCTAAAGAAATTCTTTCGGATTCAAGTAGTGAATTGATTTTACCTGCGATCGCTTTGGCGGAATCAGTATGGATTGTGAGTCGTGGCAAAACTTCGATTCCTTCTGTTGATGCTTTGTTAAAGGTAGTGAAGCAAGATAAACGAGTCGCCATCTATTCACTCGATTCTGAGGTAATTGAGAAAAGTGTCAGCCTCATTTCTATCAATGAGATGCACGATCGTCAAATTGTATCAACTGCCTTGGTAGTAGAGGAGCAAGGAAATCAAGTAGCTCTTTTGAGTTGTGACCAGAATATTTGTGCTGCGAATTTAGCTAGGATTATTTGGTAG
- the vap15 gene encoding type II toxin-antitoxin system VapB15 family antitoxin, producing MNVSISIDFSQLKTVISQCNLQEKLELLQLLEKDTFSVRFNKFLSSVQTNELSLEDITQEVEAVRQANYHAR from the coding sequence ATGAATGTGTCCATCTCCATAGACTTTTCCCAACTTAAAACAGTAATCTCGCAATGCAATCTACAAGAAAAGCTGGAATTATTGCAGTTGCTAGAAAAAGACACATTTTCAGTGAGATTCAATAAATTTTTAAGTTCAGTACAAACTAATGAGCTAAGTTTAGAAGATATTACTCAAGAAGTTGAAGCCGTAAGGCAAGCAAATTATCATGCAAGGTAA
- a CDS encoding type II toxin-antitoxin system HicA family toxin, producing the protein MNYREVAKKLSKLGCEELSRRGGGFHRKWFNPVTQKATVIPDWSGRDLKLGTLRAAIKQLGIEWSDFEDV; encoded by the coding sequence ATGAATTATAGAGAGGTTGCGAAAAAGCTATCTAAACTGGGATGTGAGGAGCTTTCTAGGCGTGGTGGTGGTTTCCATCGTAAGTGGTTTAATCCTGTTACGCAAAAAGCGACTGTTATTCCTGATTGGAGTGGTCGAGATTTAAAGTTGGGAACTTTACGAGCGGCGATTAAACAGTTGGGGATTGAGTGGTCTGATTTTGAGGATGTGTAG